In Streptomyces sp. DG2A-72, one genomic interval encodes:
- a CDS encoding beta-1,6-galactanase, which translates to MIRRRTLLAATGGALVGSALATGTAHADATIAVNPGTSYGTWEGWGTSLAWWANVFGARDDFANLFFTTKSVTYNGTSLPGLGLNIARYNLGACSWNSVGGESMVKSPNIPAFKQIEGFWQDWNNENPTSSAWDWTADAKQRAMLVKATQRGAVSELFANSPMWWMCKNHNPSGAAGGANNLQTWNYRQHASHLAATALYARNNWGVNFATVDPFNEPASTWWTDTGTQEGCHMDPAVQAAVLPYMRSELDARGLTGIRISASDETNYDTARSTWSSFNSSTKALVSQVNVHGYQGSGGRRDLLYTDVVTTSRKKLWNSETGDKDATGLTMASNLCYDFRWLHPTAWCYWQVMDPSTGWAMIAYDANTLQPTTIQTKYYVMAQFSRHIRPGMTIIDTGVSYAAAAYDASARRLVIVAVNTSSAAQTLTFDLSRFSTVSGGSGGLVPRWNTATAGSDRYRAYSDTRLSGKSVSVPFAAGAVQTLQVDGVTL; encoded by the coding sequence ATGATCCGACGCAGAACTCTGCTGGCGGCGACAGGCGGCGCACTCGTCGGCAGCGCCCTGGCGACCGGCACCGCCCACGCGGACGCCACCATCGCCGTCAACCCAGGTACCAGCTACGGCACTTGGGAGGGCTGGGGCACCTCGCTCGCCTGGTGGGCCAACGTCTTCGGCGCCCGGGACGACTTCGCCAACCTCTTCTTCACCACCAAGTCGGTGACGTACAACGGGACTTCACTCCCCGGCCTGGGCCTCAACATCGCCCGCTACAACCTCGGCGCGTGCAGTTGGAACAGCGTCGGCGGCGAGTCGATGGTGAAGTCGCCCAACATCCCCGCCTTCAAGCAGATCGAGGGCTTCTGGCAGGACTGGAACAACGAGAACCCCACGTCCTCCGCCTGGGACTGGACGGCGGACGCCAAGCAGCGCGCGATGCTGGTGAAGGCGACGCAGCGGGGTGCGGTGAGCGAGCTGTTCGCCAACTCCCCCATGTGGTGGATGTGCAAGAACCACAACCCGTCGGGAGCAGCGGGCGGCGCCAACAACCTCCAGACCTGGAACTACCGGCAGCACGCCTCGCACCTGGCGGCCACAGCCCTGTACGCCCGCAACAACTGGGGCGTGAACTTCGCGACGGTCGACCCCTTCAACGAGCCCGCCTCCACCTGGTGGACCGACACCGGCACCCAGGAGGGCTGCCACATGGACCCGGCGGTCCAGGCGGCCGTACTCCCGTACATGCGAAGCGAACTCGACGCGCGCGGCCTGACGGGCATCAGGATCTCCGCCTCCGACGAGACCAACTACGACACCGCCCGCTCGACCTGGTCCTCCTTCAACTCGTCGACCAAGGCCTTGGTGAGCCAGGTCAACGTCCACGGCTACCAGGGCTCGGGCGGCCGCCGGGACCTCCTCTACACGGACGTCGTCACGACCTCCCGCAAGAAGCTGTGGAACTCCGAGACCGGCGACAAAGACGCGACCGGCCTGACCATGGCCTCGAACCTCTGCTACGACTTCCGCTGGCTGCACCCGACGGCCTGGTGCTACTGGCAGGTGATGGACCCGAGCACGGGCTGGGCGATGATCGCGTACGACGCGAACACGCTCCAGCCGACCACCATCCAGACGAAGTACTACGTCATGGCCCAGTTCAGCCGCCACATCCGCCCCGGCATGACGATCATCGACACCGGCGTGAGCTACGCGGCAGCGGCGTACGACGCGTCCGCGCGCCGCCTGGTGATCGTGGCGGTGAACACGTCATCGGCCGCCCAGACCCTCACCTTCGACCTCTCCCGCTTCTCCACGGTGTCGGGCGGCTCCGGCGGCCTGGTCCCCCGCTGGAACACGGCAACCGCGGGCAGCGACCGCTACCGCGCCTACTCGGACACCCGCCTCAGCGGAAAGTCGGTGAGCGTGCCGTTCGCGGCGGGCGCGGTGCAGACGTTGCAGGTGGACGGGGTGACCTTGTAG
- a CDS encoding SEC-C domain-containing protein yields the protein MRPDTPAENVDHAAEAARLERTAGLYPEDAEALLLQAAAHLELSGDRPAATTLYDRLLSSSAGLENPYLVRALKASNLWEYGHEAEARAIIEGVRTASPRDPAPWVIVAEALESHDELEQAQETFTEGVRLLLTDVPEPPYATHPLLFGRHRVRRMLGAGHDEWDALAESVHTSPVSLDELHDPKRVWSLGSDDPAELRAEISRLQAELGTYRAALSRPFPVAVLHWPATELAELIAAYPTLATEYPSHEEHLATIEASLRELASSGTPNLGIVTGTVPSYEAFAASEGASPADPTLLPQYATTLAARGRAVEWPPQGGVCWCGSGQTYGDCHGS from the coding sequence ATGCGCCCCGACACGCCTGCCGAAAACGTCGACCACGCCGCCGAAGCGGCCCGCCTCGAGCGGACCGCCGGCCTGTACCCCGAGGACGCCGAGGCCCTGCTCCTGCAGGCCGCGGCCCATCTGGAACTGTCCGGCGACCGACCCGCCGCGACGACGCTCTACGACCGCCTGCTGTCCTCGTCCGCCGGGCTGGAAAACCCGTACCTGGTACGAGCACTCAAGGCATCGAACCTCTGGGAGTACGGCCACGAGGCCGAAGCCAGGGCCATCATCGAGGGAGTCCGCACAGCGTCCCCCCGCGACCCGGCCCCCTGGGTCATCGTCGCGGAGGCCCTGGAATCACACGACGAGCTGGAGCAGGCGCAGGAGACGTTCACGGAGGGCGTACGCCTCCTCCTCACGGACGTACCGGAGCCCCCGTACGCCACACACCCCCTCCTCTTCGGCCGCCACCGCGTACGACGCATGCTGGGCGCCGGCCACGACGAGTGGGACGCCCTCGCGGAAAGCGTCCACACATCACCGGTCTCCCTGGACGAACTCCACGACCCGAAGCGGGTGTGGTCCCTGGGCTCGGACGACCCGGCAGAACTGCGCGCGGAGATCTCGCGGCTGCAGGCGGAACTGGGCACATACAGGGCGGCCCTGTCCCGCCCCTTCCCGGTGGCCGTACTGCACTGGCCGGCGACCGAGCTGGCGGAACTGATCGCCGCCTACCCCACCCTGGCCACGGAGTACCCCTCCCACGAGGAGCACCTGGCGACGATAGAGGCCTCCCTCCGCGAACTCGCCTCCTCAGGCACCCCGAACCTGGGAATCGTGACGGGAACGGTCCCGTCGTACGAAGCATTCGCGGCATCGGAAGGCGCCTCCCCCGCAGACCCAACGCTCCTCCCGCAGTACGCGACCACCCTCGCAGCCCGGGGCCGCGCGGTGGAGTGGCCACCGCAGGGAGGCGTCTGCTGGTGCGGTTCAGGTCAGACCTACGGGGACTGCCACGGGTCGTAG
- a CDS encoding class E sortase → MRVLVVQHSSRRRRVLLRRGVWAGGEALVTVGVVLLLLVVHQLWWTNRQAKVGAERKVEALEREWGAPEGGGAPDDSGTSSAGAEKTDVPRRQPAARRAPSAAPDWSQAYAILTIPRLHLRVPVAEGTSKQNVLNKGYVGHYSGTQQPGRAGNFALAGHRNTHGEPFRYVNRLGRGDEVQVETEDAVYTYAVDRTLAQTSARDTGVIRPVPSSTVRPGHGYTDPGYYLTLTTCTPEYTSKYRLVVWGKLLSMRPR, encoded by the coding sequence ATGCGGGTTCTCGTCGTGCAGCACAGCAGCCGGCGGCGGCGTGTCTTGCTGCGGCGCGGAGTGTGGGCGGGCGGCGAGGCCCTCGTCACCGTGGGCGTCGTACTCCTGCTGCTGGTCGTCCATCAGCTGTGGTGGACCAATCGGCAGGCCAAGGTCGGCGCCGAGCGGAAGGTGGAGGCGCTGGAGCGGGAGTGGGGGGCGCCGGAGGGCGGTGGCGCTCCGGACGATTCCGGTACGTCGTCAGCCGGGGCTGAGAAGACCGACGTGCCCCGGCGGCAGCCCGCCGCACGACGTGCGCCGTCCGCCGCCCCGGACTGGTCCCAGGCCTACGCCATCCTCACCATCCCCCGCCTCCACCTCCGCGTCCCCGTCGCCGAGGGCACCAGCAAGCAGAACGTCCTCAACAAGGGATACGTCGGCCACTACTCCGGCACCCAACAGCCGGGCCGGGCCGGGAACTTCGCGCTCGCCGGGCACCGCAACACCCACGGCGAGCCCTTCCGGTACGTCAACCGGCTCGGCCGGGGCGACGAGGTTCAGGTGGAGACGGAGGACGCCGTCTACACGTACGCCGTCGACCGGACCCTCGCGCAGACCTCCGCCCGGGACACCGGCGTCATCCGGCCCGTGCCGAGCAGCACGGTTCGCCCCGGCCACGGCTACACCGACCCCGGCTACTACCTCACCCTCACCACCTGCACTCCCGAGTACACGTCCAAGTACCGGTTGGTGGTGTGGGGGAAGCTGCTGTCGATGCGGCCACGGTGA
- a CDS encoding DUF6412 domain-containing protein, whose protein sequence is MIRSSRTGLRPALVLLLLLVQVALLDTGSLSATVALAATAAAGSAFAACSLLVARCAPAVPPTRVRTAIRDRDLRTAFLPQRDPDARGRTRPRAPGQALPTAVA, encoded by the coding sequence GTGATCCGCAGCAGTCGGACCGGCCTGCGTCCCGCCCTCGTCCTGCTGCTTCTGCTCGTCCAGGTCGCGTTGCTCGACACGGGCAGCCTCTCCGCCACCGTCGCCCTCGCCGCGACCGCCGCCGCCGGGTCCGCCTTCGCCGCGTGCTCGCTCCTCGTCGCGCGCTGCGCACCCGCCGTGCCGCCCACCCGGGTGCGTACGGCCATCCGCGACCGCGACCTTCGTACGGCGTTCCTGCCGCAACGCGATCCCGACGCCAGGGGGCGCACCCGGCCCCGGGCGCCCGGACAGGCCCTCCCGACGGCCGTCGCGTAG
- a CDS encoding alpha/beta fold hydrolase has translation MTEWQLPQTFRSSSGSVRWDSLGPPGQNPVVLLHGTPFSSYVWRAVARGLARRHQVFVWDMPGYGESEMFAGQDVSLAAQGRVFTELLAHWGLTEPLVVAHDFGGAVSLRAHLLHGARYRALALVDPVALAPWGSPSFRLLGEHAEVFEQLPPALHRALVREYVNSASSPGLHPATLDRLVRPWLGDPGQAAFYRQIAQADQLHTDEVQHRYAEIDIPTLVCWGQDDTWIPPAKGQELTTLIPGARLEPIASAGHLVQEDAPAELTAALLLHLQHHAAP, from the coding sequence TTGACTGAATGGCAGTTGCCCCAGACCTTCCGCAGCAGCTCCGGGAGCGTCCGCTGGGACAGCCTCGGACCACCCGGCCAGAACCCGGTCGTCCTCCTCCACGGCACCCCCTTCTCCTCCTACGTCTGGCGCGCGGTCGCCCGCGGACTCGCCCGCCGGCACCAGGTGTTCGTATGGGACATGCCCGGTTACGGGGAGTCGGAGATGTTCGCCGGACAGGACGTCTCCCTGGCCGCCCAGGGCCGGGTCTTCACCGAACTCCTGGCGCACTGGGGCCTGACGGAACCTCTGGTGGTCGCCCATGACTTCGGCGGCGCCGTCTCCTTGCGGGCCCATCTGCTGCACGGCGCCCGCTACCGTGCGCTCGCCCTGGTCGACCCGGTCGCGCTGGCGCCCTGGGGTTCCCCGTCCTTCCGGCTGCTCGGCGAACACGCCGAGGTCTTCGAGCAGTTGCCGCCCGCCCTGCACCGCGCCCTGGTGCGCGAGTACGTGAACTCGGCCAGCAGCCCCGGCCTGCACCCGGCCACCCTCGACCGCCTCGTCCGGCCCTGGCTCGGCGACCCCGGCCAGGCGGCCTTCTACCGGCAGATCGCCCAGGCCGACCAACTCCACACCGACGAGGTCCAGCACCGGTACGCCGAGATCGACATCCCGACCCTGGTCTGCTGGGGCCAGGACGACACCTGGATCCCCCCGGCAAAGGGCCAGGAACTCACCACCCTCATCCCGGGCGCACGGCTGGAGCCCATCGCGAGTGCGGGCCACCTCGTACAGGAAGACGCACCCGCGGAACTAACAGCGGCCCTGCTCCTCCATCTCCAGCATCACGCGGCCCCGTGA